In Crinalium epipsammum PCC 9333, the following are encoded in one genomic region:
- a CDS encoding response regulator transcription factor, with the protein MKILIVEDDSSLSEALAAALSDQLYVVDVVANAEDAWLQSKTFNYDLILLDVMLPMLDGISFSKQLRTHGNATPILMLTARDGITNKVAGLDAGADDYLIKPVDLAELLARIRALLRRGSVNLLPILEWGKLRLNPITHELTYNNFPVNLTAKEFSLVELFMRQPLRVFTHRFILENLWQSEEPPGENTIKVHIKSIRDKFKKVLAPSDLIETIYGVGYRLNPLAEKN; encoded by the coding sequence ATGAAAATACTGATAGTTGAGGATGATAGCTCTCTTTCTGAAGCACTGGCAGCAGCCCTAAGCGATCAACTTTATGTTGTTGATGTTGTAGCAAATGCCGAAGATGCTTGGCTACAATCTAAAACCTTTAACTATGACCTAATTTTATTAGATGTCATGCTTCCCATGTTAGATGGGATTAGCTTTTCTAAACAATTACGCACTCATGGTAATGCTACACCTATTCTCATGCTAACTGCCCGCGACGGTATCACTAACAAAGTAGCTGGGTTAGATGCTGGGGCGGATGACTATCTAATCAAACCTGTTGATTTGGCAGAATTATTAGCAAGAATTCGAGCGTTGCTACGCCGAGGGAGTGTTAACTTACTCCCGATTTTAGAGTGGGGTAAATTGCGCCTTAATCCGATTACCCATGAGCTAACATATAATAACTTTCCCGTCAATCTAACTGCCAAAGAATTTAGTCTTGTAGAGCTTTTTATGCGCCAGCCGCTACGAGTATTTACCCACCGTTTTATCCTCGAAAACCTTTGGCAGTCTGAAGAGCCACCAGGAGAAAATACGATTAAGGTTCATATCAAAAGCATACGTGATAAATTCAAAAAAGTTTTAGCTCCGTCGGATTTAATTGAAACAATTTACGGTGTAGGTTATCGTCTCAACCCGTTGGCTGAAAAAAACTAG
- a CDS encoding putative quinol monooxygenase: MPEFLDFLKHKFAYVARAEFKPGKFDEAEQLFEKAVSTYKDGFKGAYLLQEPGTDKGIAVILWESAEKMEANQSEALQDIIKQMTPLFAKSPATNFYEVVSEIQPDEE; encoded by the coding sequence ATGCCAGAATTTTTAGATTTTCTTAAACATAAATTTGCCTATGTAGCTAGGGCTGAATTTAAACCAGGGAAATTTGACGAAGCTGAACAACTATTTGAAAAAGCAGTTTCAACTTATAAAGATGGTTTTAAAGGAGCATATCTGTTACAAGAACCTGGAACAGATAAAGGCATTGCTGTAATTTTATGGGAAAGTGCCGAAAAAATGGAAGCAAATCAAAGCGAAGCTTTACAGGATATTATCAAACAAATGACACCGTTGTTTGCCAAAAGCCCAGCTACTAATTTTTATGAAGTTGTCAGCGAAATTCAACCTGATGAGGAGTAA
- a CDS encoding NAD(P)H-quinone oxidoreductase subunit N, producing MDFASLAAQLNAGTILPEGIVILTLLAVLVGDLIVGRSSARWTPYLAIAGLLSSVVALYSQWDTTITNPISFLGSFNSDAMSIVFRGIVALSATVTVLMSIRYVEQSGSSLAEFIAILLSATVGGMFLCGADELVTIFVSLETLSISSYMITGYMKRDPRSNEAALKYLLIGSSSSAIFLYGVSLLYGLSGGETRLSAIASGIANNGSNVSLGVLIALVFAIAGIAFKISAVPFHQWTPDVYEGSPTPVVAFLSVGSKAAGFALAIRLLVTAFPSVTEEWHFVFTALAVLSMVLGNVVALTQTSMKRLLAYSSIAQAGFVMIGLVTGTTEGYASMVFYLMIYLFMNLGGFICVILFSLRTGTDQISEYSGLYQKDPLLTLGLSICLLSLGGIPPLAGFFGKIYIFWAAWKAGAYGLVLLGLLTTVISIYYYIRVVKMMVVKEPHEMSDAVKSYPEIKWNLRGMRPLQVGLVLSVIATTLAGILSNPLFTLANDSITRTPMLQSTVVSTKLPAVTPLQVARTLDGK from the coding sequence ATGGATTTTGCCAGTCTCGCAGCCCAGCTTAATGCCGGAACAATTTTGCCAGAGGGGATTGTAATTCTTACCCTGCTGGCGGTTTTAGTAGGTGACTTGATTGTAGGGCGGTCATCTGCGCGTTGGACTCCTTATTTAGCGATCGCAGGTTTGCTTTCCTCGGTTGTCGCCCTATACTCTCAATGGGATACCACCATCACTAACCCAATTTCCTTTTTGGGTAGTTTTAACAGTGATGCGATGAGTATCGTATTTCGTGGCATCGTCGCCTTATCTGCTACCGTCACCGTATTGATGTCAATCCGCTACGTTGAGCAGAGTGGTTCATCTCTAGCAGAATTTATCGCCATTTTGCTTAGTGCGACTGTCGGCGGGATGTTTTTATGTGGTGCAGATGAGTTAGTAACGATTTTTGTATCTCTAGAAACGCTAAGTATCTCCTCTTATATGATTACGGGATACATGAAGCGTGACCCCCGTTCTAATGAAGCAGCATTAAAATATCTGCTAATTGGGTCTTCAAGTTCCGCAATTTTTCTCTATGGTGTATCACTGCTTTACGGGTTATCTGGGGGAGAAACTCGCTTAAGTGCGATCGCATCAGGTATTGCTAACAACGGATCTAATGTATCCTTGGGTGTATTGATTGCTTTAGTATTTGCGATCGCAGGTATTGCCTTTAAAATCTCCGCAGTCCCCTTCCACCAGTGGACACCAGACGTTTACGAAGGTTCTCCTACCCCAGTTGTAGCTTTCTTATCAGTTGGTTCTAAAGCAGCAGGGTTCGCCTTAGCTATTCGCTTACTTGTAACTGCTTTCCCTTCAGTTACAGAAGAGTGGCATTTTGTCTTTACTGCCCTAGCAGTACTTAGTATGGTTTTGGGTAACGTGGTTGCACTTACTCAAACCAGCATGAAACGCCTCTTGGCTTACTCTTCCATCGCCCAAGCTGGCTTTGTGATGATTGGTTTAGTTACCGGAACCACTGAAGGTTACGCCAGTATGGTGTTTTACCTGATGATTTACCTGTTTATGAACTTAGGCGGTTTTATTTGTGTAATTCTATTCTCATTACGCACAGGAACCGACCAAATTAGCGAGTATTCCGGTTTATATCAAAAAGACCCACTATTAACACTGGGTTTAAGTATTTGCTTACTTTCCTTGGGAGGTATTCCACCACTAGCTGGATTCTTCGGCAAAATTTACATATTCTGGGCTGCTTGGAAAGCAGGCGCTTACGGGTTAGTACTATTAGGTTTACTAACCACTGTAATTTCCATTTACTACTACATTCGTGTCGTCAAAATGATGGTAGTAAAAGAACCCCACGAAATGTCTGATGCCGTGAAAAGTTATCCAGAAATTAAGTGGAATTTACGTGGAATGCGACCTTTGCAAGTCGGTTTAGTACTATCTGTAATAGCGACAACTTTAGCGGGCATTTTATCTAATCCATTGTTTACATTGGCGAACGATTCTATTACTCGTACCCCGATGTTGCAATCTACTGTAGTTAGTACTAAATTGCCAGCAGTTACACCTCTACAAGTTGCTAGAACTTTAGACGGAAAGTAA
- a CDS encoding type II toxin-antitoxin system RelE/ParE family toxin — protein sequence MNWVVEFHEDFEPEFDELLEEVQNELLARASLLEAFGPTLGRPHVDTLKGSQYANMKELRFEAADGVWRVAFAFDAKRHAILLIAGDKSGVSESRFYKQLIKKADARFNKHSS from the coding sequence ATGAACTGGGTTGTTGAGTTCCATGAAGATTTTGAGCCAGAGTTTGATGAGCTACTCGAAGAAGTGCAAAATGAATTGCTTGCTCGTGCCAGTCTGTTGGAAGCGTTTGGACCAACACTAGGGCGACCTCATGTTGATACACTAAAAGGTTCACAGTACGCCAACATGAAGGAATTGCGCTTTGAAGCAGCAGATGGTGTTTGGCGCGTTGCCTTTGCTTTTGATGCAAAACGTCATGCGATCTTGTTGATAGCTGGTGACAAATCTGGTGTGAGCGAAAGTCGTTTTTACAAGCAACTTATTAAAAAAGCTGATGCTCGGTTTAACAAACACTCTTCTTAA
- a CDS encoding sensor histidine kinase has translation MKHFALDTNYELSLPLQEGERKNTTQLQEQLERDRLISSISQRIHQATSLNETLHTAVLEVRELLNCERALIYRFGWNRCGTVVQEAVIGDYPSLLGRSFSAEVLPKEYHQMYSQGRVGIIHNLDQDQLSPCMVEFMQEFEAKAKLVVPIRQQEELWGLLVVHHCSTPRKWQQLEINLVQELAIHIAIAIKQASLLEEAQTELQQRKLAEEKIQQLSSNVETTLSILCATLDATADGILVVNTQGKIISFNHIFVKMWHIPESVLEQRNYSEQIEFVKNQLKDPASFEQMLNNMYSQPDVETYNLLELNDGRYFERYTRPQFLAEKIVGTAISFRDITERKLAAIALQKAHEQLETKVAERTAELKQTAEQLRHEIVERHWAEKALRESEERFRNLVESTSDWIWEIDNLSIYTYLSPQVYDLLGYQLSEIWGKTKFDLMPPADTSNSVKILADLIEHHQPFICLENTFIHKDGTLLVLECSGIPFFDRDGQCQGYRGISRDITERKQAEAEIIKALEKEKLLCELKSRFVSTVSHEFRTPLSTILLATELLINYDHKFDNTKKFKYFNQIQSQVHRMTQLMEDVLFIGKLQNSAVRFKPQFLDFKLFCEQILEEIVEGFGSNHRWELDFAGLSQNLFVEFDNQLMGQIINNLLTNAVKYSPKGTTIKFTVLSEQEQIILSICDQGIGIPHSEQSQLFDEFHRCSNVDNILGNGLGLSIVKKAIELHGGNIIVESEVGVGTTFTVCIPRIQLQTDSV, from the coding sequence ATGAAACATTTTGCTTTGGACACAAATTACGAGTTATCACTACCTCTACAGGAAGGTGAACGTAAAAACACAACTCAATTGCAAGAACAATTAGAGCGCGATCGCTTAATTTCCAGCATATCTCAGCGTATTCATCAAGCAACTTCATTAAATGAAACACTTCACACTGCTGTTTTAGAAGTACGGGAACTACTTAACTGTGAGCGAGCATTAATTTATCGTTTTGGCTGGAATCGGTGCGGAACCGTTGTGCAAGAGGCAGTCATAGGCGATTACCCTTCGCTTTTAGGGCGGTCTTTCTCGGCAGAAGTATTGCCCAAAGAGTACCATCAAATGTATAGCCAAGGGCGAGTTGGCATCATTCACAATCTTGATCAAGATCAATTGTCACCTTGCATGGTGGAATTTATGCAAGAGTTTGAAGCTAAAGCAAAACTGGTAGTTCCGATTCGCCAGCAAGAAGAATTGTGGGGACTGTTAGTTGTGCATCATTGCTCAACACCAAGAAAATGGCAGCAATTAGAAATTAATTTAGTCCAAGAATTAGCAATTCATATTGCGATCGCGATTAAGCAAGCATCACTCTTAGAAGAAGCTCAAACCGAACTGCAACAGCGAAAGCTTGCTGAAGAAAAGATTCAACAATTATCAAGCAACGTTGAAACCACTCTTTCTATACTTTGTGCCACTTTGGATGCAACTGCTGACGGTATTCTTGTTGTAAACACTCAAGGGAAAATCATCAGCTTTAACCATATATTTGTCAAAATGTGGCATATCCCTGAATCAGTTTTAGAGCAAAGAAATTATAGTGAGCAGATAGAATTTGTCAAAAATCAGTTGAAAGATCCGGCAAGTTTTGAACAGATGCTCAACAATATGTATAGCCAGCCAGATGTCGAAACTTATAACTTGTTAGAATTAAATGATGGCAGATATTTCGAGCGTTATACTAGACCTCAATTTCTAGCAGAAAAAATTGTTGGTACAGCCATCAGCTTTCGTGATATTACTGAGCGCAAATTGGCAGCAATAGCTTTACAAAAAGCTCATGAGCAGCTAGAAACCAAAGTAGCAGAGCGGACAGCAGAACTAAAACAAACAGCCGAGCAATTACGCCACGAAATAGTAGAGCGTCACTGGGCAGAAAAAGCACTCAGGGAAAGCGAAGAACGTTTCCGCAATTTAGTTGAATCCACCAGCGATTGGATCTGGGAAATAGACAATTTATCTATCTATACATATCTCAGCCCACAAGTTTACGACCTTTTAGGCTACCAGTTATCAGAAATTTGGGGCAAAACTAAATTTGACTTAATGCCACCAGCAGATACATCAAATAGTGTTAAAATTTTAGCAGATTTAATTGAACATCATCAACCTTTTATCTGTCTAGAAAATACCTTTATCCATAAAGATGGTACTTTATTAGTTCTAGAATGCAGTGGAATTCCCTTCTTTGATAGAGATGGTCAATGCCAAGGTTATCGCGGTATTAGTAGAGATATTACAGAACGTAAGCAGGCAGAAGCAGAAATTATTAAGGCGTTGGAAAAAGAAAAATTACTATGTGAACTTAAATCTCGCTTTGTATCGACAGTTTCTCACGAATTCCGTACCCCATTGTCAACAATTTTACTCGCTACTGAGTTACTTATAAATTACGACCATAAATTTGATAACACAAAGAAATTTAAATATTTCAACCAAATTCAAAGTCAAGTCCATCGCATGACTCAACTAATGGAGGATGTTTTATTCATCGGTAAATTGCAAAATTCAGCAGTAAGATTTAAGCCACAGTTTCTCGATTTTAAATTATTTTGCGAACAGATTTTAGAGGAAATTGTAGAAGGCTTTGGCTCAAACCATAGGTGGGAATTGGACTTTGCTGGTTTATCTCAAAATTTATTTGTAGAATTTGATAACCAACTTATGGGACAAATAATCAATAATTTGCTGACAAATGCTGTGAAATATTCACCTAAAGGAACTACTATTAAATTTACAGTCTTATCTGAACAAGAACAGATTATTTTAAGCATTTGCGACCAAGGAATTGGGATTCCTCACTCAGAGCAATCCCAATTGTTTGATGAATTTCATCGCTGTAGTAATGTCGATAATATTTTGGGAAATGGGCTAGGTCTGTCTATTGTCAAAAAAGCTATAGAATTACATGGTGGTAATATTATTGTTGAAAGTGAAGTGGGTGTAGGAACAACCTTCACAGTTTGTATTCCTAGAATTCAACTACAGACGGATAGTGTATAA
- a CDS encoding chemotaxis protein CheB yields MAPQRGSQQSSSNSTTSSGKTPPSQKKHHKLFPIVGIGASAGGLAAFTELLQNIPNDTGMGFVLIQHLAPNHKSFLTEILAKTTQMPVTEVEEGMLVEPNHFYVIPPNTNMIISGGVLKLTPRADTIGKYLPIDALFISLASDRSNKAIAVVLSGKDGDGTIGIEVIKAAGGITFAQCTKSAKFDSMPHKAAATGSVDFILTPQEIALELANISKHPYIVHSQPEKIFLQVPQNQDNFQTILDLLQQTTGVNFSNYKEQTLRRRLMRRLVLHKLSTLEDYIKYIQENPAELSVLFEDILIKVSNFFRNPYLFEALKNNIFSRIKLNKLAREPIRIWVAGCATGEEAYSLAICLVEFLEKEGQKEQENSSAQIPNTQHSPQKAISKPLSYIPQIKIFATDISDVAIDKARKGIYTERQMADVSPERLERFFVEVEGGYQICKNIRELCIFAKQNLYQDPPFFNLDLVSCRNVLIYFTPALQKQVLQIFHYSINEKGFLVLGSSESPGETSELFAPVDKRCKIYTKKLLSTKLKFDFVSKKYPPDKMTVGKKINSDATSSNIIQQETDRIILEKYGSSSVVINNDLDIILFRGDTSLYLRPAPGKPNSNILKMAREGLILDLRTAIYNAQNQKISVKKLGLQIKDKNNYKTCNIEVIPFSIKSPEECYFLVIFEEVNLASPRLVPGQLTSPQTGGLTQQATQNYEIIQLKQELAIAKEDLSATKEYLQSIIEEQELTNQELKAANEEIQSSNEELQGTNEELETAKEELQATNEELNTINDELRHHNLEASQLNNDLMNLLSNVNLPIIMLDKDLCIRRFTPKADEILNLLPTDIGRPLNNIKLNINVPNLAKLVLQVIKTSTVIEQEVQDLKSHWYNLRILPYITSENSLDGAVLILIDIDVIKRSAEQLKAARNYSEGIVNTVRQPLLVINANLRIITANIAFYKTFEVTPNQVEQELFTEIQKGVWNLPELQRELSKVISENQGLIDFEISHEFEKLRFKTMLLNAWAISQSPEDNTLMLLAITDITERKQFEIERTKLLAHEQAVRASAEAANRAKDEFLSVLSHELRTPLSAIIMWVQLLASRQYEDPTLVRGLEMIERSAKAQNQLIEELLDISRITAGKLNLICSEVDLITVIEAAIEMVLLTAEAKNIQLESIVNYSEVIVFADFQRLQQVLWNLLANAIKFTPEGGRVTVELEIIESLAQIQIIDTGIGISAEFLSYVFERFLQADSSNTRSHGGLGLGLTIVRRLVELHNGTVEASSPGAGQGTTITVRLPLITYFEEPLVLSNGNLLAMSKLASPALAEIETLSGLHVLLVDDNADTLDVLKTILEEYQAEVTAVSSAKLAMEALRANPKMYDVLLSDLAMPKEDGYTLIHQVRALEPGLGGQIPAASLTAYITSNQAIDALNAGYQVHLTKPVEPAQLAFVVATLAERTS; encoded by the coding sequence ATGGCTCCTCAACGGGGTTCTCAACAATCGTCATCAAATTCAACTACTTCTTCCGGTAAAACCCCGCCTAGTCAAAAAAAACATCATAAATTATTTCCGATAGTTGGAATTGGCGCTTCTGCTGGCGGATTAGCGGCATTTACAGAGTTACTCCAAAATATACCCAATGATACGGGCATGGGATTTGTGCTGATTCAACATCTAGCACCCAATCATAAAAGTTTTTTGACGGAGATTCTTGCCAAAACCACCCAAATGCCAGTGACAGAAGTTGAGGAAGGAATGTTAGTGGAGCCAAACCACTTTTATGTTATTCCACCGAATACAAATATGATCATTTCTGGAGGTGTGTTAAAACTCACGCCTCGCGCGGATACTATTGGAAAATATCTGCCCATTGATGCTTTATTTATCTCCTTAGCATCAGATCGTAGCAATAAAGCGATCGCAGTAGTTCTTTCAGGTAAAGATGGAGATGGCACCATTGGAATAGAAGTCATCAAAGCCGCAGGTGGCATTACCTTTGCCCAGTGTACAAAATCGGCAAAATTCGATAGTATGCCCCACAAAGCGGCTGCTACTGGCAGTGTGGATTTCATTCTTACACCCCAAGAAATTGCCCTCGAACTGGCAAATATTAGCAAACATCCTTACATCGTCCACTCTCAACCGGAAAAAATTTTCTTGCAAGTACCTCAAAACCAAGATAATTTTCAAACCATCCTAGATTTGTTACAGCAAACTACTGGGGTTAATTTTAGCAATTATAAAGAACAGACTTTACGCAGACGCTTGATGAGGCGACTGGTTTTGCACAAACTCTCAACCCTGGAAGATTACATTAAATATATCCAAGAAAACCCTGCTGAATTGTCAGTTTTGTTTGAAGATATATTAATTAAAGTATCAAATTTTTTCCGCAATCCTTATTTATTTGAAGCTTTAAAAAACAATATATTTTCCCGCATTAAGCTTAATAAACTTGCCAGAGAACCAATCAGAATTTGGGTAGCAGGGTGTGCAACGGGTGAAGAAGCTTATTCTCTAGCTATTTGCTTAGTAGAATTTCTTGAAAAAGAAGGACAAAAAGAACAAGAAAATTCTTCCGCTCAAATTCCTAATACCCAGCATTCCCCACAAAAAGCCATATCTAAACCTTTAAGTTATATACCTCAAATCAAGATTTTTGCTACCGATATCAGCGATGTAGCGATTGATAAAGCCCGTAAAGGTATATACACCGAAAGACAAATGGCAGATGTCTCGCCAGAACGTCTAGAACGCTTTTTCGTTGAAGTGGAGGGGGGTTATCAAATTTGCAAGAATATCCGCGAATTATGTATTTTTGCCAAACAAAACTTGTATCAAGACCCACCTTTTTTTAATTTAGACTTGGTGAGTTGTCGGAATGTATTAATTTATTTTACACCAGCTTTACAGAAGCAGGTTTTGCAGATATTTCATTACAGTATTAATGAAAAAGGATTTTTGGTACTAGGAAGCTCAGAAAGCCCAGGTGAAACATCGGAGTTATTTGCACCTGTAGACAAACGATGTAAGATTTACACTAAAAAATTGCTGTCCACTAAACTTAAATTTGACTTTGTTTCCAAAAAATATCCGCCAGACAAAATGACGGTCGGTAAAAAAATCAACTCTGATGCTACAAGTTCCAATATTATACAGCAAGAAACTGACCGAATTATTTTAGAAAAGTATGGTTCTAGCAGTGTAGTTATCAACAACGATCTCGATATTATTTTATTTAGAGGCGATACCAGTTTATATTTGCGTCCTGCACCAGGAAAGCCCAACTCCAATATTCTCAAAATGGCGCGTGAAGGTTTAATTTTAGATTTGCGGACAGCTATCTACAATGCCCAAAATCAGAAGATATCGGTCAAAAAATTAGGTTTGCAAATCAAAGATAAAAACAATTATAAAACTTGTAATATTGAAGTTATTCCTTTTTCAATAAAATCACCAGAAGAATGTTATTTTTTAGTTATATTTGAGGAAGTTAATTTAGCTAGTCCTCGATTAGTCCCAGGTCAGCTAACTAGCCCACAGACTGGAGGGTTAACTCAGCAAGCTACGCAAAATTATGAAATTATCCAGCTTAAACAAGAATTAGCGATCGCTAAAGAAGATCTTAGTGCTACTAAAGAATATTTACAATCAATAATTGAAGAACAAGAGCTTACTAACCAAGAACTCAAAGCTGCTAACGAGGAAATACAGTCAAGCAACGAAGAATTACAAGGTACTAATGAGGAACTGGAAACCGCCAAAGAAGAACTTCAGGCGACTAATGAAGAATTAAACACAATTAACGATGAACTACGCCATCACAACTTAGAAGCAAGTCAGCTTAATAATGACTTGATGAACTTACTTAGTAATGTTAATCTTCCGATTATCATGCTAGACAAAGATTTATGTATCCGCAGATTCACTCCTAAAGCAGACGAAATTCTTAACCTACTTCCCACTGATATTGGAAGACCCCTGAATAATATCAAGCTTAATATCAACGTTCCCAATTTAGCAAAATTAGTTTTACAGGTAATTAAGACTTCTACTGTTATTGAACAAGAAGTTCAAGATTTGAAATCTCATTGGTATAACCTACGGATTTTACCCTATATAACCAGTGAAAATTCCCTGGATGGGGCAGTGCTAATATTAATTGATATTGATGTCATTAAACGCAGTGCCGAGCAATTAAAAGCAGCCCGTAATTACTCTGAAGGCATAGTGAATACAGTACGACAACCTTTACTTGTAATCAATGCAAATTTAAGAATAATCACAGCAAATATTGCCTTTTATAAAACTTTTGAAGTTACCCCCAATCAGGTAGAGCAAGAATTATTCACAGAAATTCAAAAAGGCGTTTGGAATCTTCCAGAATTGCAACGTGAACTATCAAAAGTAATTTCCGAAAATCAAGGATTAATTGATTTTGAAATTAGCCATGAATTTGAAAAATTGAGATTTAAGACAATGTTGCTCAATGCCTGGGCAATTTCTCAATCACCAGAAGACAACACTTTAATGCTTTTAGCAATTACAGACATTACTGAGCGTAAACAATTTGAAATTGAACGTACTAAATTATTAGCTCACGAGCAAGCCGTCCGCGCCTCAGCCGAAGCTGCCAACCGCGCTAAAGATGAATTTCTTTCCGTGCTTTCTCACGAACTTCGCACGCCTTTGAGCGCCATTATCATGTGGGTACAGTTGCTTGCTTCTCGGCAATATGAAGACCCAACTCTCGTCCGTGGATTAGAAATGATTGAGCGCAGTGCTAAAGCGCAAAATCAGTTAATTGAAGAACTTTTAGATATCTCCCGAATTACAGCAGGTAAGTTGAATTTAATTTGCTCAGAAGTTGATCTAATCACTGTAATTGAAGCTGCGATTGAAATGGTACTGCTGACGGCGGAAGCAAAAAACATTCAACTTGAAAGCATTGTTAACTACTCAGAAGTAATCGTATTTGCTGATTTTCAACGCTTGCAGCAAGTACTGTGGAATCTGTTAGCTAATGCCATAAAATTTACTCCTGAAGGAGGAAGAGTTACAGTCGAACTTGAGATTATTGAATCACTTGCCCAAATTCAAATTATTGACACTGGAATTGGGATTAGTGCTGAGTTTTTATCTTATGTATTTGAGCGTTTCCTGCAAGCTGATAGTAGCAATACGCGATCGCACGGTGGGCTAGGATTAGGACTGACAATTGTGCGGCGTTTAGTAGAACTACATAATGGCACTGTAGAAGCCTCAAGCCCAGGCGCAGGACAGGGAACAACAATCACCGTCAGGCTACCACTAATTACCTACTTTGAAGAGCCTTTAGTGCTGAGTAATGGCAACTTATTAGCCATGAGCAAGTTAGCGTCTCCAGCATTAGCAGAAATTGAGACACTTTCCGGCTTGCACGTACTTTTAGTTGACGATAACGCCGATACCCTAGATGTTCTCAAAACCATCCTTGAAGAGTACCAAGCAGAAGTAACAGCAGTATCCTCAGCTAAATTGGCGATGGAAGCACTGAGAGCAAACCCAAAAATGTATGATGTTCTGTTATCTGATCTGGCGATGCCAAAAGAAGATGGCTATACTTTAATCCATCAGGTAAGGGCGCTTGAGCCAGGTTTGGGCGGACAAATTCCAGCAGCATCGCTCACAGCATATATTACAAGTAATCAAGCAATAGATGCTCTCAATGCGGGATATCAAGTGCATCTGACCAAACCTGTAGAACCTGCTCAACTGGCATTCGTTGTCGCTACTCTTGCAGAACGGACTTCTTAG
- a CDS encoding DUF1830 domain-containing protein, with translation MIVFNSDLPSPKKLCCFYTNPTQQVQIIKITNIPALSWEKTIFPEQGIVFEAAPEAKLEIHTNDCVTAILADVIYCQSLCVFDQSNLAQSNIYQT, from the coding sequence ATGATAGTCTTTAATTCTGATTTACCTTCTCCTAAAAAACTTTGCTGTTTCTATACAAACCCTACTCAGCAGGTGCAAATTATTAAAATAACGAATATTCCCGCCTTATCTTGGGAAAAAACAATTTTTCCTGAACAAGGTATAGTGTTTGAAGCAGCGCCTGAAGCTAAACTAGAAATCCATACTAATGATTGTGTTACAGCAATTTTGGCTGATGTGATTTATTGCCAAAGTCTATGTGTGTTTGATCAATCTAATTTAGCTCAATCTAATATTTACCAAACTTGA